The following proteins are co-located in the Gloeocapsa sp. PCC 7428 genome:
- a CDS encoding adenosine deaminase, producing MDTFLQEIPKAELHIHIEGSLEPEMMFALAKRNGIELAYKSVQEVRDAYNFQNLQSFLDLYYAGMSVLQTQQDFYDLTWAYLQKAAAENVRHTEIFFDPQAHTSRGIEFATVHAGIYQALQDAKEKLGISAYLILCFLRHLSAESAMATLEQALPYKDTIVAVGLDSSEMGNPPSKFQRVFDRAREAGFYTVAHAGEEGPPEYIWEAIKLLNVSRIDHGVRCIEDTQLVKYLIEQQIPLTVCPLSNIKLCVFDAMEKHNIKQLLHMGLCVTVNSDDPAYFGGYVAENLQQIQQALGLSQQDIYQMMKNSFQATFLNPEEKQAQIAELDYFMAISVA from the coding sequence ATGGATACTTTTCTACAAGAAATTCCTAAAGCTGAATTGCATATTCATATTGAAGGTTCTCTCGAACCAGAAATGATGTTTGCCTTAGCGAAGCGTAATGGAATTGAACTCGCCTACAAATCTGTTCAAGAAGTACGCGATGCGTATAACTTTCAGAATTTACAGTCGTTTCTCGATCTGTATTATGCGGGGATGAGTGTGTTGCAGACACAACAAGACTTTTATGATTTGACTTGGGCATATCTGCAAAAAGCGGCTGCGGAGAATGTAAGGCACACCGAAATATTTTTTGATCCGCAAGCGCATACTTCTCGCGGAATTGAGTTTGCAACGGTTCATGCAGGTATTTATCAAGCGTTGCAGGATGCTAAAGAAAAACTTGGTATTTCTGCTTATTTAATTCTGTGTTTTTTGCGACACTTGAGTGCAGAATCAGCAATGGCAACTCTCGAACAAGCATTGCCTTATAAAGATACGATTGTTGCTGTGGGCTTAGATTCATCCGAGATGGGCAACCCACCATCAAAGTTTCAGCGGGTTTTCGATCGCGCACGCGAAGCTGGATTTTATACCGTAGCACACGCAGGAGAAGAAGGACCACCCGAATACATCTGGGAGGCGATTAAGCTATTAAATGTGTCGCGTATCGATCATGGCGTACGTTGTATTGAAGATACTCAACTTGTGAAATACTTGATTGAACAGCAAATTCCACTTACGGTTTGTCCGCTGTCGAATATTAAGCTATGTGTTTTTGATGCGATGGAGAAGCATAATATAAAACAACTACTACACATGGGATTGTGCGTAACGGTAAATTCGGACGATCCTGCTTATTTTGGTGGTTATGTTGCTGAGAATTTACAGCAAATTCAGCAAGCCTTGGGTTTGAGTCAACAAGATATTTATCAGATGATGAAGAATTCTTTTCAAGCTACTTTTTTGAATCCTGAAGAAAAACAGGCGCAAATTGCAGAATTAGATTATTTTATGGCGATATCTGTTGCTTAG
- a CDS encoding creatininase family protein: protein MLLHLSTWLEVETYLEKSQGIILPIGSTEQHGPTGLIGTDAICAEAIAHGVGEATGALVSPTINVGMALHHTAFPGTISLRPSTMILVIRDYITCLAKAGFTKFFFINGHGGNIATLKAAFAETYTYLAEIGVNNADQVQCQVGNWFMCGSVYQLAKELYGDREGSHATPSEVAVTQYVYPESIKHAPLSAEVGKGHPIYGPVNFRQHYPDGRMGSDPALATPEHGLQLYDLAVKELSNNYLEFVGRAIA from the coding sequence ATGCTACTCCATTTGAGTACCTGGCTCGAAGTTGAAACGTATTTAGAAAAATCGCAAGGTATTATTCTCCCAATTGGTTCTACCGAACAGCATGGACCAACGGGATTAATTGGTACTGATGCGATTTGTGCAGAAGCGATCGCGCATGGTGTTGGTGAGGCGACGGGCGCACTCGTTAGCCCGACAATCAATGTTGGTATGGCACTGCATCACACCGCGTTTCCTGGTACGATTAGCCTGCGTCCTAGCACAATGATTTTAGTCATCCGCGACTATATTACTTGTTTAGCGAAAGCGGGATTTACCAAATTTTTCTTTATTAACGGTCATGGTGGTAATATTGCCACACTCAAAGCTGCGTTTGCGGAAACTTATACTTATCTTGCAGAAATTGGCGTGAATAACGCCGATCAAGTCCAGTGTCAAGTCGGTAACTGGTTTATGTGCGGTTCGGTGTATCAGTTAGCAAAAGAATTATACGGCGATCGCGAAGGTTCGCACGCCACTCCGAGTGAAGTTGCGGTGACGCAATACGTTTATCCTGAATCGATCAAACACGCGCCTTTGTCTGCTGAAGTTGGTAAAGGACATCCGATATATGGTCCTGTCAACTTTCGCCAGCATTATCCTGATGGACGCATGGGTTCCGATCCGGCGTTAGCGACACCTGAACACGGGTTACAGTTGTATGATTTGGCAGTTAAAGAGTTGAGTAACAATTACTTAGAATTTGTTGGTCGGGCGATCGCATAA
- a CDS encoding NAD-binding protein: MLPSSGSTKTNKPPPQLTRFLVCGLGSLGQHCVAVLKDYGVAVSAIDLVLPQNWEIPDLPSLLDDLAIGDCRQTSILEQVKIHECRSVLLVTSDERGNTEAAFAARLLNPHIRLILRSDKQNLNQLLSENLGNFVAFEPSQLSAAAFALAALGDQTLGYFNLEGQLLQVIKYQIKPGDRWCDRWWVYGLNTRNRRILSHTTNTAQLPKQFYEWEPEATVKAGDTIVYIEVAQLSSTAQPAKTHSTKQLPHAVSRTLTRHLQQQFSQFWQWAYQYQTRRVAVICGATVLTLLVCGTILFRWEYPEIDLQAAFNATATLLLGGYGDLFGDIKPETPLSLGLQVFSLILALAGTAFIGVLYALLIEMLLTSRFHFRSRPPLPQQDHIVVIGLGRLSQRVATLLQEFKQSIVGISHAELDPGILPQMPLVVDNIANAFTKVHLENAKSAIVITEDDLENLEVGLMLHALNPQLGIVIHCYDQHFSDRVARLFPYAQVLCASALSAEVFAAAAFGENVLSLFHFNGTTVLVTEYIIAAGDTLNGLMLSEVAYGYGVVPLLYHHKHESAKLMPAYETRLYVGDRLVVLATSHSLQRIERGELAPRQWQLRVEKALYQDAIFDGANAIALISGCRLAIARQLMQNLPATLPQALYYHQAQHLVRELSKVQVNAHLIKIVNSI, translated from the coding sequence ATGCTGCCATCATCAGGAAGTACAAAGACTAACAAGCCGCCACCGCAATTAACGCGCTTTTTAGTTTGTGGGCTTGGTAGTTTAGGACAACACTGTGTCGCGGTTTTGAAAGATTATGGTGTTGCCGTAAGTGCGATTGATTTAGTATTGCCGCAAAATTGGGAAATTCCTGACTTACCAAGCTTATTAGATGATTTAGCGATCGGTGATTGTCGTCAAACGAGTATTCTAGAACAAGTTAAAATTCATGAATGTCGCTCAGTTCTTTTAGTTACAAGTGACGAACGCGGAAATACAGAAGCAGCATTCGCCGCACGCTTATTGAATCCACACATTCGGTTAATTTTGCGATCTGATAAACAAAATCTCAATCAACTTTTGAGTGAAAATCTCGGTAATTTTGTAGCTTTTGAGCCGAGTCAGCTATCAGCCGCCGCATTTGCCTTAGCCGCTTTGGGCGATCAAACCTTGGGGTATTTTAACTTAGAAGGGCAGCTACTACAAGTTATCAAGTATCAAATTAAACCAGGAGATCGCTGGTGCGATCGCTGGTGGGTATACGGCTTAAATACTCGCAATCGTCGTATCTTGAGTCATACAACCAACACTGCACAACTGCCAAAACAATTCTACGAGTGGGAACCCGAAGCAACGGTAAAGGCAGGCGATACGATAGTTTACATCGAAGTTGCGCAGTTAAGCAGCACCGCACAGCCAGCAAAAACACATTCTACTAAGCAACTACCTCACGCTGTTTCTCGCACATTAACGCGTCATCTCCAGCAGCAATTCAGCCAATTTTGGCAGTGGGCGTATCAATATCAAACCCGCCGTGTAGCGGTAATCTGTGGTGCGACAGTCTTAACTTTATTAGTTTGCGGGACAATTTTGTTTCGCTGGGAATATCCAGAGATTGACTTACAAGCAGCTTTCAACGCCACAGCAACGTTATTGTTAGGCGGCTACGGCGATTTATTCGGTGATATTAAACCAGAAACTCCGCTATCTTTGGGGTTACAAGTTTTTAGTTTAATACTCGCGCTAGCAGGTACGGCATTTATCGGCGTACTTTATGCCTTACTTATTGAGATGCTGTTAACTTCGCGGTTTCACTTTAGAAGTCGCCCGCCGCTACCACAACAAGATCATATTGTTGTGATTGGGTTAGGTAGATTGAGTCAACGCGTCGCGACATTGTTACAAGAATTCAAGCAATCAATTGTCGGAATTAGTCACGCAGAGTTAGATCCTGGAATATTACCGCAAATGCCACTCGTTGTAGACAACATCGCGAATGCATTTACCAAAGTGCATCTTGAAAATGCGAAAAGTGCGATTGTAATTACCGAGGATGATTTAGAAAATCTGGAAGTTGGCTTGATGCTTCATGCGCTGAATCCGCAGTTGGGCATTGTTATTCATTGTTACGATCAACATTTTAGCGATCGCGTTGCGCGGCTATTTCCTTATGCACAAGTACTATGCGCTTCAGCATTATCGGCAGAAGTCTTTGCAGCAGCGGCGTTTGGCGAAAACGTCTTGAGTTTGTTTCACTTCAACGGCACAACCGTACTCGTGACAGAATACATCATTGCAGCGGGAGATACCTTGAATGGTTTGATGTTGTCTGAAGTTGCTTACGGTTACGGTGTCGTACCACTTTTGTATCATCATAAACATGAGTCAGCAAAATTAATGCCTGCGTACGAAACGCGACTCTATGTTGGCGATCGCCTAGTTGTTCTTGCCACAAGCCATAGTCTACAACGCATCGAACGCGGCGAGTTAGCCCCGCGACAGTGGCAATTACGCGTTGAAAAGGCTTTATATCAGGATGCAATTTTTGATGGTGCCAATGCGATCGCCCTCATTTCCGGTTGTCGTTTGGCGATCGCACGCCAATTAATGCAAAACTTACCCGCAACGTTGCCACAAGCTTTGTATTATCACCAAGCACAACACTTAGTCCGCGAATTGAGCAAAGTTCAAGTCAATGCACATTTAATCAAAATTGTCAATAGTATTTAA
- a CDS encoding NCS2 family permease yields MNSDIDQLETQNPSSPGGPQYTGWQAAIARYFKFGEYRTNFRIEILAGLTTFMTMAYILVVNPLILSDAIFLNQPRDLFAEQVFATAISAAVATLVMAFVAKYPFALAPGMGLNAFFAYSVVLTLNIDWRLALSAVFVEGLIFIALTLTNIRRQIIDAIPLSLKTATSVGIGLFIAYIGLSGNPETGGAGIIVGSEVTTTTLGSLQQPNTLLAIAGIFITTAFLVRRVKGALLWGILGTALLGWIVGNTPWPTGIVQFPTAPTDLIGQSFVGFSRLTAANFIDFVAVLLVFLFVDLFDTVGTLAGVSMKAGYIKEDGQLPRVNQALFADAVGTTFGAIVGTSTVTTYAESAAGVSEGGRTGFAAVITGILFIFAIFLVPIFEAIPAYATTPALVITGVLMMAGVLEIRWGDPAEAIPAFLTIFFIPLSYSIATGLSVGFITYPIAKTLQGKAHEVTIATWILAAIFIARFVFMTLRFGTAE; encoded by the coding sequence ATGAATAGCGATATCGATCAGTTAGAAACGCAGAACCCAAGTTCACCTGGAGGACCACAGTATACAGGTTGGCAAGCAGCGATCGCCCGCTACTTTAAATTTGGCGAATACAGAACAAACTTTCGCATCGAGATTTTAGCAGGATTGACGACTTTCATGACGATGGCGTACATCTTAGTCGTTAACCCTTTAATTTTGTCGGATGCGATTTTCTTAAATCAGCCGCGCGATTTGTTTGCGGAACAAGTTTTTGCAACTGCGATATCCGCCGCAGTCGCCACCTTAGTTATGGCATTTGTAGCCAAGTATCCTTTTGCGTTAGCCCCAGGAATGGGTTTAAATGCGTTTTTTGCTTACTCAGTTGTTCTAACTTTAAATATTGACTGGCGCTTAGCACTCTCAGCCGTATTTGTCGAAGGTTTAATTTTTATTGCGCTCACCTTGACAAATATTCGACGGCAAATCATCGATGCAATTCCGCTTTCGCTTAAAACAGCAACTTCGGTAGGTATTGGGTTATTTATTGCCTATATTGGACTTTCCGGCAATCCAGAAACAGGAGGCGCGGGAATCATTGTTGGGAGTGAAGTCACAACAACAACATTGGGCAGTCTACAACAACCAAACACACTTTTGGCGATCGCAGGTATTTTTATCACAACCGCATTCTTAGTACGTCGCGTGAAAGGCGCATTACTGTGGGGAATTCTTGGAACTGCATTACTCGGCTGGATCGTAGGTAACACGCCTTGGCCTACAGGAATTGTACAGTTTCCTACCGCACCAACAGATTTAATTGGGCAAAGTTTTGTTGGTTTTTCGCGGTTAACCGCAGCTAATTTTATCGATTTTGTCGCGGTTCTACTTGTATTTCTATTTGTTGATTTATTTGACACCGTAGGGACGCTTGCTGGCGTGAGTATGAAAGCAGGATACATTAAAGAAGATGGACAACTACCACGCGTTAACCAAGCGTTATTTGCTGATGCGGTTGGAACGACATTCGGGGCGATCGTTGGCACATCAACTGTAACAACTTATGCTGAATCAGCCGCAGGCGTTTCCGAAGGCGGGCGTACAGGTTTTGCTGCGGTAATTACAGGTATTTTGTTTATTTTCGCAATCTTTCTTGTGCCGATCTTCGAGGCTATTCCCGCGTACGCGACAACGCCCGCATTAGTGATTACAGGTGTCTTAATGATGGCAGGTGTTTTAGAAATTCGTTGGGGCGATCCTGCTGAAGCAATTCCGGCATTTTTGACAATTTTCTTTATTCCGCTTTCTTACTCAATTGCAACAGGACTATCAGTAGGTTTCATCACGTATCCTATTGCTAAAACATTACAAGGTAAAGCTCACGAAGTCACGATCGCTACCTGGATTCTGGCAGCAATCTTTATCGCTAGATTTGTGTTTATGACATTACGTTTTGGAACTGCTGAGTAA
- a CDS encoding GNAT family N-acetyltransferase translates to MGKVAIETHRLILRELTLDDVENLAQIYADPVVMKYYPKLITREETKYQIARMINGYQQRGWGLWATIHKADRKFIGRCGLIPQLVAGLPEIEIGYMLAKDYWGQGLATEAACAIRDYGFGIGCDCAKRSAIGDRLISLIAPGNIASQKVAIKTGLCYEKDAIFRGKTVQVYAIARPTNSK, encoded by the coding sequence ATGGGCAAGGTCGCCATTGAAACCCACCGTTTGATTTTGCGCGAACTCACGCTAGACGACGTGGAAAATTTGGCACAAATCTATGCCGATCCTGTAGTCATGAAGTATTACCCTAAATTAATTACTAGAGAAGAAACAAAATACCAGATCGCCAGAATGATTAATGGCTATCAACAACGAGGTTGGGGTTTGTGGGCGACAATTCATAAAGCTGATCGCAAATTTATCGGGCGTTGTGGGTTGATACCGCAATTAGTCGCAGGACTTCCCGAAATTGAAATTGGCTATATGCTAGCAAAAGATTACTGGGGACAAGGTTTAGCGACAGAAGCCGCCTGTGCAATTCGCGATTATGGTTTTGGAATAGGGTGCGATTGCGCGAAGCGCAGCGCCATAGGCGATCGCCTCATATCGTTGATTGCTCCTGGTAACATTGCATCACAAAAAGTTGCAATTAAAACAGGATTGTGCTACGAAAAAGACGCAATTTTTCGGGGTAAAACTGTGCAGGTTTATGCGATCGCCCGACCAACAAATTCTAAGTAA